Proteins encoded by one window of Actinocorallia herbida:
- a CDS encoding acyl-CoA synthetase produces MGTLGFWRLAEKDPDWIAAVDPDGTEHTAGDLLARANRLVHALRGLGLEKHDGICGLVPNGVDGLVLYLAALQAGWYYTPINWHLTGPEIGYIVADSEAKAFFVHERHAAEGVRGADEAGLDASRRFAFGEVPGFTPVETLVAEVPDIKPEDRSNGATMHYTSGTTGRPKGVRRALAGIDPDDSAELMTFLLTFFGYTPGLPAGGGHEAHLVTSPNYHTAVTQFGGSALHMGHTLVYMDRWEAEDSLRVIEKYRITNTHMVPTHFKRMLTLPQETRERYDVSSMKWAIHAAAPCPVPIKKQMIDWWGLCIWEYYAATEGGGTIASPQDWLDNPGTVGTRWPISELLIVDENGEEVPPRIPGTIYMKMAGVQFEYKGDPEKTAKERLRDYFTVGDIGYLTEDGHLFLSDRKSDMIISGGANIYPAEIENEIILHPKVADVAVFGIPNEEWGEEIKAVVEPAAGVAPDDALTEEIFEFLKPRLAKMKWPRTIDYTDALPREPNGKLLKRKLRDPYWAGRTTSI; encoded by the coding sequence ATGGGCACGCTGGGCTTCTGGCGGCTCGCGGAGAAGGATCCGGACTGGATCGCGGCCGTCGACCCCGACGGCACCGAGCACACCGCGGGGGACCTGCTCGCCCGCGCGAACCGGCTCGTCCACGCACTGCGCGGGCTGGGCCTGGAGAAGCACGACGGGATCTGCGGCCTCGTCCCCAATGGGGTCGACGGCCTTGTGCTGTATCTCGCGGCGCTTCAGGCAGGCTGGTACTACACCCCGATCAACTGGCATCTGACCGGCCCCGAGATCGGCTACATCGTGGCCGACAGCGAGGCCAAGGCGTTCTTCGTGCACGAGCGGCACGCCGCGGAGGGCGTGCGCGGCGCGGACGAGGCGGGTCTCGACGCCTCGCGCCGCTTCGCCTTCGGTGAAGTCCCCGGCTTCACCCCGGTCGAAACGCTCGTCGCCGAGGTCCCGGACATCAAGCCCGAGGACCGCAGCAACGGCGCGACGATGCACTACACGTCGGGCACGACGGGGCGCCCCAAGGGCGTGCGCCGCGCGCTGGCCGGCATCGACCCCGACGACAGCGCGGAACTGATGACGTTCCTGCTGACGTTCTTCGGCTACACCCCCGGTCTCCCCGCGGGCGGCGGCCACGAGGCGCACCTGGTGACGTCGCCGAACTACCACACGGCGGTCACCCAGTTCGGCGGCTCGGCCCTGCACATGGGCCACACCCTCGTCTACATGGACAGGTGGGAGGCCGAGGACTCGCTGCGGGTCATCGAGAAGTACCGGATCACCAACACCCACATGGTGCCGACGCACTTCAAGCGGATGCTGACGCTGCCGCAGGAGACCCGCGAACGGTACGACGTGTCGTCGATGAAGTGGGCGATCCACGCGGCGGCGCCCTGTCCCGTCCCGATCAAGAAGCAGATGATCGACTGGTGGGGCCTGTGCATCTGGGAGTACTACGCGGCCACCGAGGGCGGCGGCACGATCGCCTCGCCGCAGGACTGGCTGGACAATCCCGGCACCGTCGGCACCCGCTGGCCGATCTCCGAGCTGCTCATCGTCGATGAGAACGGCGAGGAGGTTCCGCCGCGGATCCCCGGCACCATCTACATGAAGATGGCCGGCGTCCAGTTCGAGTACAAGGGCGACCCGGAGAAGACGGCCAAGGAGCGCCTGCGCGACTACTTCACCGTCGGCGACATCGGCTACCTCACCGAGGACGGGCACCTGTTCCTGTCCGACCGGAAGTCCGACATGATCATCTCGGGCGGGGCGAACATCTACCCGGCCGAGATCGAGAACGAGATCATCCTCCACCCGAAGGTCGCCGACGTAGCGGTCTTCGGCATTCCGAACGAGGAGTGGGGCGAGGAGATCAAGGCGGTCGTCGAGCCCGCCGCCGGCGTGGCGCCCGATGACGCGCTCACCGAGGAGATCTTCGAGTTCCTGAAGCCCCGCCTCGCCAAGATGAAGTGGCCGCGCACGATCGACTACACCGACGCGCTGCCCCGTGAACCCAACGGAAAGCTGCTGAAGCGCAAGCTCCGCGATCCGTACTGGGCCGGCCGCACCACCTCGATCTGA
- a CDS encoding Zn-ribbon domain-containing OB-fold protein: MAQKVAVEGWFSVEPAALVGTRCTACGTPYFPRNEMACRNPGCAGAKDGSELEPYTFSTRGKVWSYADARYKPPPPYVSPEPFRPYVVAAVELETEKIVVLGQVVPGVSVDDLAVGQEVELTVGTLYTDGDDDYLVWMWRPAE, translated from the coding sequence TTGGCGCAGAAGGTCGCCGTCGAGGGATGGTTCTCGGTGGAGCCCGCGGCCCTGGTCGGGACGCGGTGCACCGCGTGCGGGACGCCCTACTTCCCCCGCAACGAGATGGCCTGTCGCAACCCCGGGTGCGCCGGGGCCAAGGACGGGTCCGAGCTTGAGCCCTACACCTTCTCCACCCGGGGCAAGGTGTGGTCCTACGCGGACGCGCGGTACAAACCGCCGCCGCCCTACGTCTCACCCGAACCGTTCCGGCCCTACGTGGTCGCGGCGGTCGAACTCGAAACCGAGAAGATCGTCGTCCTCGGCCAGGTCGTCCCCGGCGTGAGCGTCGACGACCTCGCCGTCGGGCAGGAGGTCGAACTCACCGTCGGCACCCTGTACACCGACGGGGACGACGACTACCTCGTCTGGATGTGGAGGCCCGCCGAATGA
- a CDS encoding type II toxin-antitoxin system Phd/YefM family antitoxin, which translates to MYVITYAVTRPNREPAVVISLREYESLKETAFLLGIPANARRLAASIESLPCPEGRVHASDVRERVPLEPGRGPGPRHRGSRRDHHSSRSARGRSRTPAPSGPPTTRAPSLASILRLRSTSQPICSLFGRVGPYPVVTRQ; encoded by the coding sequence ATGTACGTGATTACGTACGCGGTGACGCGGCCCAACCGCGAGCCGGCCGTGGTGATCAGCCTGCGCGAGTACGAGTCCCTGAAGGAGACGGCGTTCCTGCTCGGCATCCCGGCTAATGCCCGCCGTCTCGCCGCCTCCATAGAGAGCTTGCCTTGCCCGGAGGGGAGGGTTCATGCATCCGATGTCCGCGAGCGAGTTCCGCTCGAACCTGGCCGCGGCCCTGGACCGCGTCACCGAGGATCTCGACGAGATCATCACTCGTCCCGGTCCGCGAGAGGGCGCAGCAGAACACCGGCTCCATCCGGTCCTCCGACCACACGCGCACCCTCCCTCGCATCGATTCTTCGCCTTAGATCGACATCCCAGCCGATTTGTTCGCTTTTCGGCCGGGTCGGGCCATATCCGGTTGTTACGCGCCAGTAG
- a CDS encoding Zn-ribbon domain-containing OB-fold protein: MPTNHALEFPGGYTRSVGPVIGRFLSELRDGKLVGVRAESGRVVFPPLEYDPANGHSVTDEFVEVGPGGVVESFAWVAEPLASHPLDRPFAWALIRPDGADTAILHALDVGELARGAEAPKRLRIGMRVRPDFLPATERIGDIADIRAFRPDVTMITAPSRLEYDIKPGRALDRFLEGVSEGRILGHRCPVCAKVIVPMKGLCPKDGVPTTEEVEVSHTGTVTTFAVNNLPDPRAPEVPFVSAYVLLDGSDIAMVALVSGIPADQVRMGMRVRAVWKPREEWGRTITNIRWFEPIDEPDVPFESIAEYM, from the coding sequence TTGCCCACCAACCACGCACTGGAGTTCCCGGGCGGCTACACCCGATCGGTCGGCCCGGTCATCGGACGGTTCCTCTCCGAACTGCGCGACGGCAAGCTCGTCGGCGTCCGGGCGGAGTCCGGCCGGGTGGTGTTCCCGCCGCTGGAGTACGACCCGGCCAACGGCCACAGCGTCACCGACGAGTTCGTCGAGGTAGGTCCCGGCGGCGTCGTCGAGTCGTTCGCCTGGGTGGCCGAACCGCTCGCCTCGCACCCGCTGGACCGGCCGTTCGCCTGGGCGCTGATCCGTCCCGACGGCGCCGACACCGCGATCCTGCACGCCCTGGACGTGGGCGAGCTGGCGCGCGGGGCCGAGGCGCCCAAGCGGTTGAGGATCGGGATGCGGGTGCGCCCCGACTTCCTGCCCGCCACCGAGCGCATCGGCGACATCGCCGACATCCGGGCCTTCCGTCCCGACGTCACGATGATCACCGCCCCGTCCCGGCTGGAGTACGACATCAAGCCGGGCCGCGCGCTCGACCGGTTCCTCGAAGGCGTCTCCGAGGGACGCATCCTGGGCCACCGCTGCCCGGTCTGCGCGAAGGTCATCGTCCCGATGAAGGGCCTGTGCCCCAAGGACGGCGTCCCCACGACCGAAGAGGTGGAGGTCTCCCACACCGGGACCGTCACCACCTTCGCCGTCAACAACCTGCCGGACCCGCGCGCCCCCGAGGTGCCGTTCGTCTCGGCCTACGTGCTGCTCGACGGCTCGGACATCGCGATGGTGGCCCTGGTCTCCGGCATCCCCGCCGACCAGGTCCGCATGGGCATGCGGGTGCGGGCGGTGTGGAAGCCGCGCGAGGAGTGGGGCCGCACCATCACCAACATCCGCTGGTTCGAGCCGATCGACGAGCCGGACGTCCCCTTCGAGTCCATCGCGGAGTACATGTGA
- a CDS encoding glutamate-cysteine ligase family protein — translation MELVGVEIEVGVVDPRTGVSRPYAGERGVAALLELIARRWPGTAVVEEGSILGFRRDDGAEIMLESGCALEYGSPPAVGLVALVRRVRADLADLAALAHELDLALLSGALLPYDPSGHRTWAPKPQIPLMLDFFRAEFGTRSTGWAAMSRILSVQTTLDYTDTADRDAKHRTANLVSPLVAALFVNSPVWEGALTERLSHRLHVWAGVDARRTGYLPHALGDPLDLDKFLDAITGLAPIFRKIAGKAAPVPPGRSFRYFLDHGYGDGSYPTEEDWTALLSTLWPFVRLRRTLELRVADGPGHADWPAIPALWTGLLYDEASRAEAADLMRDTGRAELDALTAAVAEAGPAASFGGTPLRTRCADLVRIAKEGLARQVVQGLEDERALAFLEPVEAVAATGVPPAARLAEAWPARYAHDPATYVADHRYR, via the coding sequence GTGGAGCTGGTGGGGGTGGAGATCGAGGTGGGGGTGGTGGACCCGCGGACGGGGGTTTCGCGGCCGTACGCGGGTGAGCGGGGGGTCGCGGCACTGCTCGAACTGATCGCGCGGCGCTGGCCGGGGACCGCGGTGGTCGAGGAAGGGTCGATCCTGGGGTTCCGGCGGGACGACGGGGCGGAGATCATGCTGGAGTCCGGATGCGCGCTGGAGTACGGGTCGCCTCCTGCCGTCGGGCTCGTCGCGCTGGTCCGGAGGGTGCGCGCGGACCTCGCCGACCTCGCCGCGCTCGCGCACGAGCTGGACCTGGCGCTGCTGTCCGGGGCGCTCCTGCCGTACGACCCGTCCGGGCACCGCACGTGGGCGCCCAAGCCGCAGATCCCGCTGATGCTCGACTTCTTCCGCGCCGAGTTCGGCACCCGCTCGACGGGCTGGGCGGCGATGTCGCGGATCCTCTCGGTGCAGACGACGCTCGACTACACCGACACCGCGGACCGCGACGCCAAGCACCGCACGGCCAACCTGGTGTCCCCGCTCGTCGCGGCGCTGTTCGTGAACTCGCCGGTCTGGGAGGGCGCGCTGACCGAGCGGCTGTCGCACCGGCTGCACGTGTGGGCGGGGGTCGACGCCCGCCGCACCGGATACCTGCCGCACGCGCTCGGCGACCCGCTCGACCTCGACAAGTTCCTCGACGCGATCACCGGCCTCGCCCCGATCTTCCGCAAGATCGCGGGGAAGGCGGCGCCCGTCCCTCCAGGCCGTTCCTTCCGCTACTTCCTCGACCACGGGTACGGCGACGGCTCCTATCCCACCGAGGAGGACTGGACGGCTTTGCTGTCCACGTTGTGGCCGTTCGTCCGGCTGCGCCGCACCCTGGAACTGCGCGTCGCCGACGGCCCGGGGCATGCCGACTGGCCCGCGATCCCCGCCCTGTGGACGGGTCTCCTCTACGACGAGGCGTCCCGCGCCGAGGCCGCCGACCTCATGCGCGACACGGGCCGCGCCGAACTCGACGCGCTCACCGCAGCCGTCGCCGAGGCCGGGCCCGCCGCGTCGTTCGGCGGCACCCCGCTGCGGACGCGCTGCGCCGATCTCGTCCGGATCGCGAAGGAGGGCCTGGCACGCCAGGTCGTCCAGGGCCTGGAGGACGAGCGCGCGCTGGCGTTCCTCGAACCCGTCGAGGCCGTCGCGGCGACCGGGGTGCCGCCCGCCGCGCGCCTCGCCGAAGCCTGGCCGGCCAGGTACGCCCACGATCCCGCGACCTACGTCGCCGACCACCGCTACCGGTGA
- a CDS encoding crotonase/enoyl-CoA hydratase family protein, translating to MPSILPISTAHCTVEQDGPVVIVTMNRPEAKNALSSDMLVGMADAFAYISEDPSVRVGVLTGAGGDFCAGADLKAMGTPSQDERVRQRASEITNYHWKGLLREAVPTKPIIAAIEGYAVAGGTELLLGTDLRVVAEDATLGLFEARRGLFPMGGSAIRLPRQIGYAAAMDILITAREVPPAEALSLGLINRVVPKGEALKVALEFAEAVAASAPLSVQAILRVYRETSHLPEEEALKIQDEIGWKVMGSEDAKEGTRAFREKRPADFKGA from the coding sequence ATGCCTTCGATCCTGCCGATCAGCACCGCCCACTGCACCGTGGAGCAGGACGGCCCCGTGGTCATCGTGACGATGAACCGGCCGGAAGCCAAGAACGCGTTGAGCAGCGACATGCTCGTCGGCATGGCGGACGCCTTCGCCTACATCTCCGAGGACCCCTCCGTACGGGTAGGCGTCCTCACCGGAGCGGGCGGAGACTTCTGCGCGGGCGCGGACCTCAAGGCGATGGGCACCCCTTCACAGGACGAGCGGGTGCGGCAGCGGGCGTCGGAGATCACGAACTACCACTGGAAGGGCCTGCTGCGCGAAGCCGTCCCGACCAAGCCGATCATCGCCGCGATCGAGGGCTACGCCGTCGCGGGCGGCACCGAGCTCCTCCTCGGCACGGACCTCCGCGTCGTCGCCGAGGACGCGACCCTCGGCCTCTTCGAGGCGCGCCGCGGCCTGTTCCCGATGGGCGGCAGCGCCATCCGCCTCCCCCGCCAGATCGGCTACGCCGCCGCGATGGACATCCTCATCACCGCGCGCGAGGTGCCCCCGGCCGAGGCCCTGTCCCTCGGCCTCATCAACAGGGTCGTCCCCAAGGGCGAGGCGCTGAAGGTGGCCCTGGAGTTCGCCGAGGCCGTCGCCGCGAGCGCCCCCCTGTCCGTCCAGGCCATCCTGCGCGTCTACCGCGAGACCTCCCACCTCCCCGAGGAGGAGGCCCTCAAGATCCAGGACGAGATCGGCTGGAAGGTCATGGGCTCCGAGGACGCCAAGGAGGGCACCCGCGCCTTCCGCGAGAAGCGCCCCGCCGACTTCAAGGGCGCCTGA
- a CDS encoding acyl-CoA synthetase: protein MTLFHHADLFEGVADALPDRVAVICDGESLTFGELDKKANRLGHALIGLGVKPGDHLGMQLYNGIEYVTALVAAMKIRAVPVNVNYRYVEAELSYLYGDSEIVALLFDTEFDARVAAVAPQAEKLAHLVAVGGATAVPGAHEYDALLAAASDGRGFGPRTEDDLYVIYTGGTTGMPKGVMWRTKDILFAFANPTYPAPETPQGWIDHAAASGPLVMMAVAPLMHGAAQMAQWIGWWMGATMVFVRKFEADGVWRAIEREKVNSLTITGDAMAIPMADALETNTYDLSNLFAYVSTGAILTGAVAARLGALMPNVMIMDRFGSTESGSTAQAMPGSSPEKGLKFAPDVPDIAVLDDDLQPVKPGSGSIGQVARTGYIPVGYYGDAEKTAKTFPEVDGRRWLLTGDLATVEEDGTIAVYGRGSQMINTGGEKVYPEEVEAVLKGHPGVFDAVVTGIPDDRFGSRVAAVVQLRDAGTSEADLDAHCRSLLSGYKVPRTYAFVPEMRRSPAGKADYRWAKETAQNV, encoded by the coding sequence ATGACCCTCTTCCACCATGCCGACCTCTTCGAAGGCGTCGCCGACGCGCTGCCCGACAGGGTCGCCGTCATCTGCGACGGCGAGAGCCTGACCTTCGGCGAACTCGACAAAAAGGCCAACCGGCTCGGCCACGCGCTCATCGGTCTCGGCGTCAAGCCCGGTGACCACCTCGGGATGCAGCTGTACAACGGGATCGAGTACGTCACCGCGCTGGTCGCGGCGATGAAGATCCGCGCGGTGCCGGTGAACGTCAACTACCGGTACGTCGAGGCGGAGCTGAGCTACCTGTACGGCGACTCCGAGATCGTCGCGCTGCTCTTCGACACCGAGTTCGACGCGCGGGTCGCGGCGGTCGCGCCGCAGGCCGAGAAGCTGGCGCACCTCGTCGCGGTCGGCGGGGCCACCGCGGTGCCCGGCGCGCACGAGTACGACGCGCTCCTGGCCGCGGCCTCGGACGGCCGCGGGTTCGGGCCGCGCACCGAGGACGACCTGTACGTCATCTACACCGGCGGCACGACCGGTATGCCCAAGGGCGTCATGTGGCGCACCAAGGACATCCTGTTCGCCTTCGCCAACCCGACCTACCCCGCGCCGGAGACCCCGCAGGGCTGGATCGACCACGCGGCGGCCAGCGGCCCGCTCGTCATGATGGCGGTCGCGCCGCTCATGCACGGCGCCGCCCAGATGGCGCAGTGGATCGGCTGGTGGATGGGCGCGACCATGGTGTTCGTCCGCAAGTTCGAGGCCGACGGCGTCTGGCGCGCGATCGAGCGCGAGAAGGTCAACTCCCTCACCATCACCGGTGACGCCATGGCCATTCCGATGGCCGACGCGCTGGAGACGAACACCTACGACCTGTCGAACCTGTTCGCCTACGTCTCGACGGGCGCCATCCTGACGGGCGCGGTCGCGGCCCGGCTCGGCGCGCTCATGCCGAATGTGATGATCATGGACAGGTTCGGGTCCACCGAGTCCGGGTCCACCGCGCAGGCCATGCCCGGGTCGTCGCCGGAGAAGGGCCTGAAATTCGCGCCCGACGTGCCCGACATCGCGGTGCTCGACGACGACCTCCAGCCGGTGAAGCCCGGATCGGGCAGCATCGGACAGGTCGCCCGCACGGGATACATCCCCGTCGGGTACTACGGCGACGCCGAGAAGACCGCGAAGACCTTCCCGGAGGTCGACGGACGGCGCTGGCTGCTCACCGGTGACCTCGCGACGGTCGAGGAGGACGGGACCATCGCGGTCTACGGGCGCGGCTCCCAGATGATCAACACCGGTGGCGAGAAGGTCTACCCCGAAGAGGTCGAAGCGGTACTCAAGGGGCATCCCGGGGTGTTCGACGCGGTCGTCACCGGGATCCCCGACGACAGGTTCGGATCCCGGGTGGCGGCGGTCGTGCAGCTGCGGGACGCCGGGACGTCCGAGGCCGACCTCGACGCGCACTGCCGGTCGCTCCTGTCGGGGTACAAGGTGCCGCGGACCTACGCCTTCGTGCCCGAGATGCGGCGTTCTCCGGCGGGGAAGGCGGACTACCGGTGGGCGAAGGAGACCGCGCAGAACGTCTGA
- a CDS encoding thiolase domain-containing protein, with amino-acid sequence MGNPCAIIGIGQTRYQTKRLDVSIAGLLREAAQRALEDAALTWDDIDCVVIGKAPDMFEGVMMPEAYLADALGATGKPMMRVHTAGSVGGSTAIVAASMIQSGVHQRVLTIAWEKQSESNATWALTVGGPHSTSLVVGAGGYFAPHIRAYMRRSGAPDHIGTLVAVKDRENALLNQYAHLRIPGISREMVEMTPMLWEPIRYLETCPSSDGACAMILASEDAARQAPNPPAWVHGTAMRSEPIFFAGRDTVNPQGGKDCAADVYRQAGITDPRAEIDVAEVYVPFSWYEPMWLENLGFCAEGDGWKLTEAGATSLKGDIPWNASGGVLSSNPIGASGMIRFAEAALQVRGMAGDHQVDGARRALGHAYGGGAQFFAMWIVGSEKP; translated from the coding sequence ATGGGCAACCCCTGCGCGATCATCGGGATCGGCCAGACCCGGTACCAGACCAAGCGCCTGGACGTGTCCATCGCGGGCCTGCTGCGGGAAGCCGCACAGCGCGCGCTAGAAGACGCCGCCCTTACCTGGGACGACATCGACTGCGTCGTCATCGGCAAGGCCCCCGACATGTTCGAGGGCGTCATGATGCCCGAGGCGTACCTCGCCGACGCGCTCGGCGCCACGGGCAAGCCGATGATGCGGGTGCACACCGCGGGCTCGGTCGGCGGGTCCACCGCGATCGTCGCGGCCAGCATGATCCAGTCCGGCGTGCACCAGCGGGTGCTCACCATCGCCTGGGAGAAGCAGTCCGAGTCGAACGCGACCTGGGCGCTGACCGTCGGCGGGCCGCACAGCACGTCGCTGGTCGTCGGCGCGGGCGGGTACTTCGCCCCGCACATCCGCGCCTACATGCGCAGGTCGGGCGCGCCCGACCACATCGGGACGCTCGTCGCGGTCAAGGACCGTGAGAACGCCCTGCTCAACCAGTACGCGCATCTGCGGATCCCGGGCATCTCACGCGAGATGGTCGAGATGACGCCGATGCTCTGGGAACCCATCAGGTACCTGGAGACCTGCCCGTCGTCCGACGGGGCGTGCGCCATGATCCTGGCCAGTGAGGACGCCGCCCGCCAGGCGCCGAACCCGCCGGCCTGGGTCCACGGGACGGCCATGCGGTCTGAGCCGATCTTCTTCGCGGGCCGCGACACGGTGAACCCGCAAGGCGGCAAGGACTGCGCGGCCGACGTCTACCGGCAGGCCGGGATCACCGACCCGCGGGCGGAGATCGACGTCGCCGAGGTCTATGTCCCGTTCTCCTGGTACGAACCGATGTGGCTGGAGAACCTCGGCTTCTGCGCCGAGGGCGACGGCTGGAAGCTCACCGAGGCCGGGGCGACGTCGCTGAAGGGCGACATCCCCTGGAACGCCTCGGGCGGCGTCCTGTCGTCCAACCCGATCGGTGCGTCAGGAATGATCCGGTTCGCCGAGGCCGCGCTCCAGGTGCGCGGCATGGCAGGCGACCACCAGGTCGACGGCGCCCGGCGCGCCCTCGGCCACGCCTACGGGGGAGGCGCCCAGTTCTTCGCGATGTGGATCGTCGGAAGCGAGAAGCCATGA
- a CDS encoding NAD(P)H-dependent flavin oxidoreductase: MRTRVTELFGIEYPIFAFSHCRDVVAAVSRAGGMGVLGALYFTPEELELELKWIDEHVGGKPYGVDVVMPAKYEGADLGDAEELLGKLQSMIPQEHRDFLEGLLTEHGVEPSTETAGRALLGWTDQTARPQVEVALKHPIALLANALGPPPADVVELAHQHGVKVAGLASSAHHARKQVEVGVDIIVAQGTEAGGHTGEISTMVLIPDVVDEVGDEAIVLAAGGIGRGRQVAAGLALGAEGVWTGSIWLTVDEADTPEQAMPKLLKATSRDTVRSRAWTGKPARFLKTAWTEAWESEKSPGYLPMPMQFMLISDALRRISRSGDGELVTFPVGQIVGSMNQVKPTAQVVYDLMSEFIEATDRLNTLVNDED; encoded by the coding sequence GTGCGGACACGTGTAACCGAACTCTTCGGTATCGAGTACCCGATCTTCGCTTTCAGTCACTGCCGCGACGTGGTCGCCGCGGTGAGCCGCGCAGGCGGCATGGGCGTGCTGGGAGCGCTCTACTTCACACCGGAAGAACTTGAGCTCGAGCTCAAGTGGATCGACGAGCACGTCGGCGGCAAGCCGTACGGCGTGGACGTCGTGATGCCGGCGAAGTACGAGGGCGCGGACCTGGGCGACGCCGAGGAACTGCTGGGCAAACTCCAGTCGATGATCCCGCAGGAGCATCGGGACTTCCTGGAGGGCCTGCTCACCGAGCACGGGGTCGAGCCGTCCACGGAGACCGCCGGGCGCGCCCTGCTCGGCTGGACCGACCAGACGGCGAGGCCGCAGGTCGAGGTGGCGCTCAAGCACCCGATCGCACTGCTGGCCAACGCGCTCGGCCCGCCCCCGGCCGACGTCGTCGAGCTGGCCCACCAGCACGGCGTGAAGGTCGCGGGCCTGGCCTCCAGCGCGCACCACGCGCGCAAGCAGGTCGAGGTCGGCGTCGACATCATCGTCGCGCAGGGCACCGAGGCCGGCGGCCACACGGGCGAGATCTCCACCATGGTCCTCATCCCGGACGTCGTGGACGAGGTCGGCGACGAGGCCATCGTCCTCGCCGCGGGCGGCATCGGCCGCGGCCGTCAGGTCGCCGCGGGCCTCGCCCTGGGCGCCGAAGGCGTCTGGACCGGCAGCATCTGGCTGACCGTCGACGAGGCCGACACCCCCGAGCAGGCCATGCCCAAGCTGCTCAAGGCCACCAGCCGCGACACGGTCCGCTCCCGCGCCTGGACGGGCAAGCCCGCCCGCTTCCTCAAGACCGCCTGGACCGAGGCCTGGGAGTCGGAGAAGTCCCCCGGCTACCTCCCCATGCCCATGCAGTTCATGCTCATCTCCGACGCCCTCCGCCGCATCTCCCGCTCGGGCGACGGCGAACTCGTCACCTTCCCGGTCGGCCAGATCGTCGGCTCCATGAACCAGGTCAAGCCCACCGCCCAGGTCGTCTACGACCTCATGTCCGAGTTCATCGAAGCCACCGATCGCCTCAACACCCTCGTCAACGACGAAGACTGA
- a CDS encoding thiolase domain-containing protein, with protein sequence MKDIAIVAFTQSRHSAEENGLSETEMLLPLITGVKEQVGVSRFDFTCSGSNDYLLGAPFSFVSALDAVGAWPPISESHVEMDGAWALYEAWVKMQYADIETALVYGFGKPSQGSLREILARGYDPYYLAPLGIDAVSMAALQARAYLARSGAKEGDLTAIAARSRAAGRDNPFALSLDDPAADAPYDVAPLRVHDVAPEADGAAVVVLATGDKVAEISARTGLTPAWIRGIDHRADPHSPGVRDLSVSPSARLAGQKAGAAGVEVAELHVQYSHEELILREALDLGDDVVVNPSGGPLAANPMMAAGLIRIGEAAARIHRGENRRTLGHATSGPCLQQNLVAVLEA encoded by the coding sequence GTGAAAGACATCGCGATCGTCGCGTTCACCCAGTCGCGGCACAGCGCGGAAGAGAACGGCCTCTCCGAGACCGAGATGCTCCTTCCGCTCATCACCGGGGTCAAGGAGCAGGTCGGCGTCTCACGCTTCGACTTCACCTGCTCCGGCTCGAACGACTACCTGCTCGGCGCGCCCTTCTCGTTCGTGTCCGCGCTCGACGCCGTCGGGGCGTGGCCGCCGATCTCCGAGAGCCACGTCGAGATGGACGGCGCCTGGGCCCTGTACGAGGCCTGGGTGAAGATGCAGTACGCCGACATCGAGACCGCCCTCGTCTACGGGTTCGGCAAGCCGTCGCAGGGTTCGCTGCGCGAGATCCTGGCGCGCGGCTACGACCCCTACTACCTCGCCCCGCTCGGCATCGACGCGGTCTCGATGGCCGCGCTCCAGGCACGTGCCTACCTTGCGCGCTCGGGCGCCAAGGAAGGCGACCTGACGGCCATCGCCGCCCGCTCCCGGGCCGCCGGGCGTGACAACCCCTTCGCCCTGAGCCTTGACGACCCCGCGGCGGACGCGCCTTACGACGTCGCCCCGCTCCGCGTTCACGACGTCGCGCCTGAGGCCGACGGCGCCGCCGTGGTCGTCCTGGCCACCGGGGACAAGGTCGCCGAGATCTCCGCGCGGACCGGGCTCACCCCGGCCTGGATCCGCGGCATCGACCACCGGGCCGATCCGCACTCGCCGGGCGTCCGGGACCTGTCGGTCTCGCCGTCGGCGCGGCTCGCCGGGCAGAAGGCCGGGGCCGCCGGGGTCGAGGTCGCCGAACTGCACGTCCAGTACAGCCACGAGGAGCTGATCCTCCGGGAGGCCCTCGATCTCGGCGACGACGTGGTGGTGAACCCGTCAGGCGGGCCGCTCGCGGCGAACCCGATGATGGCGGCCGGCCTGATCCGGATCGGCGAGGCCGCGGCCCGCATCCACCGCGGCGAGAACCGCCGCACCCTGGGCCACGCCACCAGCGGCCCGTGCCTGCAACAGAACCTCGTCGCCGTCCTGGAGGCCTGA